The Glycine soja cultivar W05 chromosome 3, ASM419377v2, whole genome shotgun sequence genome window below encodes:
- the LOC114406083 gene encoding uncharacterized protein At5g01610-like: MDQIFNKVGSYWFNQKASSQLNSVGDDINSMTNSIEGGTKWLVNKIKGKMQKALPELLKEYDLPIGIFPRDATNYEFNEETGKLVVFIPQVCEVGYKDSSVLRFFTTVTGYMEKGKLADIEGMKTKVLIWVNVTTILSEGSKLYVTAGMKKRRSREAYEVTRDGVCVDKF, translated from the exons ATGGATCAGATATTCAATAAGGTCGGATCCTATTGGTTCAACCAGAAAGCCTCTAGCCAGCTCAATTCCGTTGGTGATGACATCAAT TCGATGACAAACAGTATTGAAGGGGGAACCAAATGGTTGGTCAACAAAATAAAAG GCAAAATGCAAAAGGCATTGCCAGAGTTACTAAAGGAGTACGATCTACCAATAGGAATCTTTCCTCGTGATGCAACAAACTATGAGTTCAATGAAGAGACAGGAAAGCTCGTTGTTTTCATTCCTCAAGTATGTGAAGTAGGCTACAAGGATTCATCAGTCTTGCGTTTCTTCACCACCGTGACCGGTTATATGGAGAAAGGAAAGTTAGCAGACATAGAAGGAATGAAGACCAAAGTGTTGATCTGGGTGAATGTGACAACAATTTTGTCAGAGGGATCGAAGCTCTATGTGACAGCTGGCATGAAGAAAAGAAGGAGTAGGGAAGCTTATGAGGTTACAAGAGATGGTGTATGTGTAGATAAGTTCTAA